In Rosa chinensis cultivar Old Blush chromosome 1, RchiOBHm-V2, whole genome shotgun sequence, a genomic segment contains:
- the LOC112174532 gene encoding THO complex subunit 1 yields MEVFRTAILQPGPPETFALQTVQQVIKPQKGTKLVQDENQLLENILRTLLQELVSSAVQSGEQIMQYGQSIDDGESTRGHIPRLLDVVLYLCEKEHVEGGMIFQLLEDLTEMSTMRNCKDVFGYIESKQDILGKQELFARGKLVMLRTCNQLLRRLSKANDVVFCGRILMFLAHFFPLSERSAVNIKGVFNTSNETKYEKDAPDGISIDFNFYKTFWSLQEHFCNPPSLTVAPTKWQKFTSSLMVVLNTFEAQPLSDEEGDANNLEESANFSIKYLTSSKLMGLELKDPSFRRHILVQCLILFDYLKAPGKSEKDLPSESMKEEINSYEQHVKKLLKMTPPKGESFLNKIEHILEREKNWVWWKRDGCPPFEKQPIEKKTVQDGAKKRKPRWRLGNKELSQLWKWADQNPNALTDPQRLQTPAITEYWKPLAEDMDPAAGIEAEYHHKNNRVYCWKGLRFSARQDLEGFSKFTEYGIEGVVPLELLPPEERAKYTPKPNDRSKRARKEDTKGAAHQVEENQMATAATEVDGEGLRTDVGAFVAPLDTDNTATVGNTSQGSSPMADEHQKQSSDTDGGQEAGQLEDDAEVDAEGDAGMIDGEMEPEVDLDAVS; encoded by the exons ATG GAAGTGTTCAGAACTGCGATACTGCAACCAGGCCCTCCTGAAACCTTTGCATTACAGACGGTTCAACAAGTTATAAAGCCTCAG AAAGGGACCAAGTTAGTGCAAGATGAGAATCAACTGTTGGAAAATATCCTCCGGACATTGCTACAGGAACTAGTG TCTTCTGCAGTGCAGTCTGGGGAGCAGATAATGCAGTATGGTCAATCAATTGATGATGGAGAATCTACAAGAGGACATATTCCACGTCTTCTAG ATGTTGTGCTGTATCTTTGTGAGAAAGAGCACGTGGAAGGTGGCATGATATTTCAGCTATTGGAAGACTTGACAGAGATGTCTACGATGAGAAACTGCAAAGACGTTTTCGGTTATATAGAGAGTAAGCAGGATATATTAGGAAAG CAAGAGCTTTTTGCCAGAGGAAAACTTGTGATGTTGAGAACATGCAATCAACTTCTTCGTCGTCTATCAAAG GCAAATGACGTGGTTTTTTGTGGACGAATTCTAATGTTTCTAGCACACTTTTTCCCATTGTCTGAGCGCTCAG CTGTGAATATCAAAGGAGTTTTTAACACATCTAATGAAACGAAGTATGAGAAAGATGCCCCTGATG GAATATCCATTGATTTCAACTTCTACAAGACCTTCTGGAGCTTACAG GAACACTTTTGTAACCCTCCTTCCTTAACTGTTGCTCCTACAAAGTGGCAGAAATTTACATCCAGTTTAATG GTTGTCCTAAATACCTTTGAAGCTCAACCATTAAGTGATGAAGAGGGAGATGCCAATAATTTGGAGGAGTCAGCAAATTTCAGCATAAAGTATCTTACAAGTAGTAAGCTGATGGGTTTGGAG TTAAAGGATCCGAGTTTCCGACGACACATTCTTGTGCAGTGCCTCATATTGTTCGATTATCTGAAG GCCCCaggaaaaagtgaaaaagaTTTGCCTTCTGAAAGCATG aaagaagaaataaattctTATGAGCAGCATGTGAAGAAACTGCTTAAAATGACTCCACCAAAGGGGGAAAGTTTTCTTAATAAAATTGAGCATATATTAGAACGTGAAAAGAATTGG GTATGGTGGAAACGTGATGGTTGCCCGCCATTTGAGAAGCAGCCAATAGAGAAGAAAACGGTTCAAGATGGAGCCAAAAAGCG AAAGCCGAGGTGGAGATTGGGAAATAAAGAACTCTCCCAGTTGTGGAAGTGGGCAGATCAGAATCCG AATGCTTTAACTGATCCTCAACGTCTTCAGACCCCTGCCATCACTGAGTATTGGAAACCCTTGGCTGAGGAC ATGGATCCAGCAGCTGGAATAGAAGCTGAATATCACCACAAAAATAACCGA GTTTACTGCTGGAAAGGTCTTCGATTTTCAGCTAGACAAGACTTGGAAGGATTTTCTAAA TTTACTGAATATGGTATTGAAGGAGTGGTACCTCTAGAACTTCTGCCTCCTGAAGAACGTGCTAAATACACTCCTAAACCAAATGACAGGTCCAAACGCGCTAGAAAGGAAGATACAAAGGGTGCTGCGCATCAAGTAGAAGAAAATCAG ATGGCAACAGCTGCAACCGAGGTAGATGGTGAAGGACTCAGAACTGATGTTGGGGCCTTTGTGGCTCCATTGGACACTGATAACACCGCCACGGTTGGCAATACGTCCCAAGGTAGCAGTCCAATGGCAGATGAACATCAGAAGCAAAGTTCTGATACTGATGGTGGTCAAGAGGCAGGGCAGTTGGAAGACGATGCTGAGGTGGATGCCGAGGGGGATGCCGGGATGATTGATGGAGAGATGGAACCGGAGGTTGATTTAGATGCAGTTAGCTGA